From Gemmatimonadaceae bacterium, the proteins below share one genomic window:
- a CDS encoding 3-dehydroquinate dehydratase, protein MRIAVLNGPNLNLLGIREPEIYGTTTLEQIEAHLERVGQELGVTLLFSQFNEEGRLLEAIHNCRGVVAGALVNAGAWTHTSLALRDALVGVQLPYVEVHLSNIYAREPERRISHLAPGALAVVAGFGPDSYELGLRGLVRALGGGDAAV, encoded by the coding sequence GTGAGGATTGCGGTCCTGAACGGGCCGAACCTCAACCTGCTCGGCATTCGTGAGCCGGAGATCTACGGCACGACGACGCTGGAACAGATCGAGGCGCACCTCGAACGCGTAGGGCAGGAGCTGGGTGTGACGCTGCTCTTCTCGCAGTTCAACGAGGAAGGGCGGCTGCTGGAAGCGATCCACAACTGCCGCGGCGTGGTGGCCGGCGCGCTGGTGAACGCCGGAGCCTGGACGCACACGTCGCTGGCGCTGCGCGACGCGCTGGTCGGCGTGCAGCTGCCATACGTCGAGGTGCATCTCTCGAACATCTACGCGCGCGAGCCCGAACGTCGCATCTCGCACCTGGCGCCGGGTGCGCTGGCTGTGGTCGCAGGCTTCGGCCCCGATAGCTACGAGCTGGGCCTTCGCGGACTCGTGCGGGCCCTTGGCGGGGGCGACGCCGCCGTCTAG
- a CDS encoding aminopeptidase P family protein — protein MSAHAGRLERLRASLAASELDAMLVSALPNVRYLTGFSGSNGLVVVTHTDALLLTDFRYAAQVKHEVSEAVRVVIESSSLWTRCWTEMQAMAGVEVVAFESAHLTHQDAARLVGEGSAATRWRWRPALNLVEILRESKDQGEIAHIRDAVAIAEQALGATLPQVRSGMTELAVAGILEHELRNAGSEGFPFETIIASGARSALPHARASAAVIKKGELLLFDFGAISAGYCSDITRTFVVGRAADGRQQEVHDVVREANGSASAGVRAGMRGRDADALARQYIDRRGYGDAFGHSLGHGIGLEIHEAPRLAKSAESPLPPGAVVTIEPGIYLEGWGGVRIEDDVVLTTEGPELLTSFERALIQLG, from the coding sequence GTGAGCGCACACGCCGGCCGCCTGGAGCGGCTCCGCGCCTCGCTCGCGGCCAGTGAACTCGATGCCATGCTCGTCTCGGCGCTGCCAAACGTCCGCTACCTGACGGGCTTCAGCGGCTCCAATGGGCTGGTGGTCGTCACGCACACGGATGCGCTGCTGCTGACGGATTTCCGTTACGCCGCACAGGTGAAGCACGAGGTGTCCGAGGCCGTGCGCGTGGTGATTGAGTCGAGCTCGCTGTGGACGCGCTGCTGGACCGAGATGCAGGCGATGGCCGGCGTCGAGGTCGTGGCCTTCGAGAGCGCGCACCTCACGCACCAGGATGCCGCGCGATTGGTCGGTGAGGGCTCCGCGGCCACGCGCTGGCGTTGGCGTCCCGCGCTCAACCTCGTCGAGATCCTGCGCGAGTCGAAGGACCAGGGCGAGATCGCCCACATCCGTGACGCCGTGGCCATCGCCGAGCAGGCCCTGGGGGCCACGCTGCCGCAGGTGCGCAGCGGGATGACGGAGCTCGCCGTCGCGGGCATTCTCGAGCACGAACTGCGGAACGCGGGGAGCGAGGGCTTTCCCTTCGAGACCATCATCGCCAGCGGCGCCCGCTCGGCGCTGCCACACGCGCGGGCCAGCGCGGCCGTGATCAAGAAGGGCGAGCTGTTGCTCTTCGATTTTGGTGCCATCAGCGCGGGCTACTGCTCGGACATCACGCGCACCTTCGTGGTGGGGCGGGCCGCCGATGGTCGCCAGCAGGAAGTTCACGACGTGGTTCGGGAAGCCAACGGGAGCGCTTCGGCCGGTGTTCGGGCCGGAATGCGCGGACGGGATGCCGATGCGCTCGCTCGGCAGTACATTGACCGCCGCGGTTACGGGGACGCGTTTGGCCACTCGCTGGGGCACGGGATCGGCTTGGAGATCCACGAGGCGCCACGATTGGCCAAGTCGGCGGAGTCCCCGCTGCCGCCGGGTGCGGTGGTGACCATCGAACCTGGGATCTACCTGGAAGGTTGGGGAGGCGTCCGCATCGAGGATGACGTGGTGCTCACGACCGAGGGTCCGGAGCTGCTGACGTCGTTCGAGCGCGCGCTGATCCAGTTGGGCTGA
- the accC gene encoding acetyl-CoA carboxylase biotin carboxylase subunit, with protein sequence MFKRVLIANRGEIALRIIRACRELGVETVAVYSEADRESLHVRFADDDVCIGPAPARESYLKIPRLIAAAEITGADAIHPGYGFLAENAEFAETCAASGIAFIGPTPQQIRTMGDKAAARAAMIANDVPVVPGSPGPVEDVDEALAIAEKMGFPVIIKAAAGGGGKGMRVAKDSDDFARSFQLARSEALSAFGNGSVYVEKYLTRPRHVEFQIFGDKHGNVIHLGERDCSVQRRHQKLVEEAPCPVMTTELRAKMGSAAVKGAKAIDYVGAGTIEMLLDEDGSYYFMEMNTRIQVEHPVTEMLTGVDLVKEQIRVAAGLPLSVRGTPTLNGHVIECRVNAEDPKRNFQPSPGKVEVFHMPGGNGVRVDTHTYAGYTVPPFYDSMIAKLIVHGRDRPEAIAKMKLALETFVVEGVTTTIPFLGTLMNHPKFVEGDVHTKFLEQEGADLFS encoded by the coding sequence GTGTTCAAGCGCGTCCTGATTGCCAACCGGGGCGAGATTGCCCTGCGCATCATCCGCGCCTGCCGTGAGCTGGGCGTGGAGACGGTCGCGGTGTACTCCGAGGCCGACCGCGAGTCGCTGCACGTGCGCTTCGCCGATGACGACGTCTGCATCGGCCCCGCGCCGGCGCGCGAGTCGTATCTCAAGATCCCGCGCCTGATTGCCGCCGCCGAGATCACCGGCGCCGACGCCATCCATCCGGGCTACGGCTTCCTCGCCGAGAACGCCGAGTTCGCCGAGACCTGCGCGGCCAGCGGCATCGCGTTCATCGGGCCGACGCCGCAGCAGATCCGCACGATGGGCGACAAGGCCGCGGCCCGTGCGGCGATGATCGCCAATGACGTGCCGGTGGTGCCCGGCTCACCGGGCCCGGTGGAGGACGTCGACGAGGCATTGGCCATCGCCGAGAAGATGGGCTTCCCGGTGATCATCAAGGCCGCCGCCGGCGGGGGCGGGAAGGGTATGCGCGTGGCGAAGGACTCAGACGACTTCGCGCGCTCGTTCCAGCTCGCCCGCTCAGAGGCCCTCTCCGCCTTCGGCAACGGCAGCGTGTACGTCGAGAAGTATCTCACGCGCCCGCGCCACGTCGAGTTCCAGATCTTCGGTGACAAGCACGGCAACGTGATCCACCTCGGCGAGCGCGACTGTTCGGTGCAGCGCCGCCACCAAAAGCTGGTGGAAGAGGCCCCCTGCCCGGTGATGACCACCGAACTCCGCGCCAAGATGGGCTCGGCGGCGGTCAAGGGTGCCAAGGCGATCGACTACGTCGGTGCCGGCACGATCGAGATGCTGCTCGACGAGGACGGCTCGTACTACTTCATGGAGATGAACACGCGCATCCAGGTGGAGCATCCGGTGACGGAGATGCTCACGGGCGTGGACCTCGTGAAGGAACAGATCCGCGTGGCCGCGGGCCTGCCGCTCTCGGTGCGCGGCACGCCGACGCTGAACGGGCACGTGATCGAGTGCCGCGTGAACGCCGAGGACCCGAAGCGTAACTTCCAGCCGAGCCCGGGCAAGGTGGAGGTGTTCCACATGCCGGGCGGGAACGGCGTGCGCGTGGATACGCACACATATGCGGGCTACACGGTGCCGCCGTTCTACGACTCGATGATCGCCAAGTTGATCGTGCACGGGCGCGATCGGCCCGAGGCGATTGCCAAGATGAAGCTTGCGTTGGAGACCTTCGTGGTCGAGGGCGTGACGACGACGATTCCGTTCCTTGGCACGTTGATGAATCATCCGAAGTTCGTGGAAGGCGATGTGCACACGAAGTTTCTGGAGCAGGAAGGGGCGGACCTCTTTTCCTGA
- a CDS encoding LEA type 2 family protein, whose protein sequence is MRTKTIAALSAALLMTAGCATLARQAFTAPTVEVRDVKVRNIGLAGGTLDVTLDIQNPNEYRIDARKITYEFFVDTTRVVTGEIDRLVTLEERGVATLVVPVNFGFNELNIAMREYTKKGALDYRVIGQFTLVTPFGSVTRPYSGRGRVEGMP, encoded by the coding sequence ATGCGCACGAAGACCATCGCCGCCCTGAGCGCGGCACTGTTGATGACCGCTGGCTGCGCCACGCTGGCGCGCCAGGCCTTCACCGCGCCGACGGTCGAGGTGCGCGATGTGAAGGTCCGCAATATCGGCCTTGCGGGCGGCACGCTCGACGTCACGCTCGACATCCAGAATCCGAACGAGTATCGGATCGACGCGCGCAAGATCACCTACGAGTTCTTCGTGGACACCACGCGGGTCGTGACCGGCGAGATCGATCGCCTCGTGACATTGGAGGAGCGCGGCGTCGCGACGCTCGTCGTCCCCGTGAACTTCGGCTTCAACGAGCTCAACATCGCGATGCGCGAGTACACGAAGAAGGGCGCGCTCGACTACCGCGTCATCGGGCAGTTCACGCTGGTGACGCCGTTTGGCAGCGTGACGCGGCCGTACTCGGGGAGGGGGAGGGTGGAAGGGATGCCCTGA
- a CDS encoding PilT/PilU family type 4a pilus ATPase, translating into MAEPKAAPAAAAAAPKAAAPAAPPYNFKAVLQNMVQGGGSDLHLKIGRPPTMRLNGELVPMELPALKPEDLRSIGEQIIPPKQRREFDESKDADFAIGVPGIGRFRVNVYQQRGSLAYAFRAIAFQAMTMEELNLPTKLKEIALKPRGLVLVTGITGSGKSTALASMIHYVNENRHANIISIEDPIEFLHRDINCHINQREVGTDTTSFSQALRRVLRQDPDIIMIGEIRDIETLEIALKAADTGHMVFSTLHTMDAAQTINRVLSFYPPNEQADIRFQLSTALQAVVSLRLVPRADRPGRIPACEVLVNSAAVADNIRDASKALNIPDLIREGTVQYGMQSFDQSLMNWYQKGVISYEAAMFASTSPSEFALKVQGVAGTSDGGDWNSLQQDAT; encoded by the coding sequence ATGGCTGAGCCGAAGGCGGCCCCGGCGGCAGCTGCGGCGGCCCCCAAGGCCGCTGCGCCTGCGGCACCGCCGTACAACTTTAAGGCCGTGCTGCAGAACATGGTGCAGGGCGGCGGCTCCGACCTGCACCTCAAGATCGGTCGGCCGCCCACCATGCGCCTGAACGGCGAACTCGTGCCGATGGAACTGCCGGCGCTCAAGCCGGAGGACCTGCGCTCCATCGGCGAGCAGATCATCCCGCCCAAGCAGCGGCGTGAGTTCGACGAATCCAAGGACGCCGACTTCGCCATCGGCGTGCCGGGCATCGGCCGCTTCCGCGTGAACGTGTACCAACAGCGCGGCTCGCTGGCCTACGCCTTCCGCGCCATCGCCTTCCAGGCGATGACCATGGAAGAGCTCAACCTGCCGACCAAGCTCAAGGAGATCGCGCTCAAGCCGCGCGGCCTCGTGCTGGTCACCGGCATCACGGGCTCCGGCAAGTCGACGGCGCTGGCCTCGATGATCCACTACGTCAACGAGAACCGGCACGCGAACATCATCTCGATCGAGGACCCGATCGAGTTCCTGCACCGCGACATCAACTGCCACATCAACCAGCGCGAGGTGGGGACGGACACGACGTCGTTCTCGCAGGCGCTGCGTCGCGTGCTGCGTCAGGACCCGGACATCATCATGATCGGTGAGATCCGCGACATCGAGACGCTGGAGATCGCGCTCAAGGCCGCGGACACGGGCCACATGGTGTTCTCCACGCTGCACACGATGGACGCGGCGCAGACGATCAACCGCGTGCTGTCGTTCTATCCGCCCAACGAGCAGGCGGACATCCGCTTCCAGCTCTCGACGGCCCTGCAGGCGGTGGTCTCGCTGCGCCTCGTGCCGCGCGCCGACCGCCCGGGCCGTATCCCGGCCTGCGAGGTCCTCGTGAACTCCGCGGCCGTCGCCGACAACATCCGCGACGCGAGCAAGGCGCTCAACATCCCCGACCTGATCCGTGAGGGCACGGTGCAGTACGGGATGCAGTCGTTCGACCAATCCCTGATGAACTGGTACCAGAAGGGCGTCATCTCCTACGAGGCGGCGATGTTCGCCTCGACGAGTCCCTCCGAGTTCGCGCTCAAGGTGCAGGGCGTGGCCGGCACCTCCGACGGCGGCGACTGGAACTCCCTGCAGCAGGACGCCACCTAA
- the hflX gene encoding GTPase HflX gives MLVGAPVKRSNARHHVNEHLEELARLTDTAGAVVVGVLTQQLDRPDPATYIGRGKVEELKTLIGEKEATLVIFDDELSPAQGKNLEGELGKRVIDRAELILDIFAVRARSAEARMQVELAQLEYSLPRLIRMWTHLEKFRGGIGVRGPGETQLETDRRLVGHRIRLLKERLADVAKAREVQRAGRVGSFRAALVGYTNAGKSSILRAISRAGEVFVEDRLFATLDPLTREVVLDDHESVLLTDTVGFIRKLPHHLVASFRATLEEVREADLLLHVIDASHPSWEEQRLVVDDVLADLGVAETPMRYVFNKMDALPEEQRQALRERIENLAPGSIFVSAREEESGSASGLEPMRDLLREALRDRRPEVELAIPMTQGKLLADAHRLGDAVTAVADADAGVMRVRGRFEPGALARLERDGAQRAPSAP, from the coding sequence GTGCTCGTCGGTGCGCCCGTGAAGCGGTCCAATGCGCGGCACCACGTCAACGAGCACCTCGAGGAACTCGCGAGGCTCACGGACACCGCGGGCGCCGTGGTTGTCGGCGTGCTCACGCAGCAGCTCGACCGCCCGGATCCGGCCACGTACATCGGCCGCGGCAAGGTCGAGGAACTGAAGACGCTCATTGGCGAGAAGGAAGCGACGCTGGTCATCTTCGACGACGAGCTATCGCCGGCCCAGGGCAAGAATCTCGAGGGCGAGTTGGGCAAGCGGGTGATCGACCGCGCCGAGCTCATCCTCGACATCTTCGCCGTGCGCGCGCGTTCGGCGGAGGCGCGGATGCAGGTGGAGCTGGCGCAGCTCGAGTACTCGCTGCCGCGGCTCATCCGGATGTGGACGCACCTGGAGAAGTTCCGCGGCGGCATCGGCGTGCGTGGTCCAGGTGAGACGCAGCTGGAGACCGACCGGCGACTCGTTGGCCATCGCATTCGCCTGCTCAAGGAACGGCTCGCCGACGTGGCCAAGGCACGCGAGGTGCAGCGCGCGGGTCGCGTGGGCAGCTTCCGCGCCGCACTCGTGGGCTACACGAATGCGGGCAAGAGCTCGATCCTGCGCGCAATCAGCCGCGCGGGGGAGGTCTTCGTCGAGGACCGACTCTTCGCCACGCTGGATCCGCTCACGCGCGAGGTCGTACTCGACGACCACGAGTCCGTGCTGCTCACGGACACGGTCGGGTTCATCCGCAAGCTGCCCCACCATCTCGTGGCGAGCTTTCGCGCCACCCTGGAAGAAGTGCGCGAGGCCGACCTGCTGCTGCACGTAATCGACGCGAGCCATCCCTCGTGGGAGGAACAGCGACTCGTCGTGGACGATGTGCTGGCCGACCTGGGCGTGGCCGAGACGCCGATGCGGTACGTGTTCAACAAGATGGATGCGCTGCCGGAGGAGCAGCGGCAGGCGCTGCGCGAGCGCATCGAGAATCTGGCGCCGGGCTCGATCTTCGTCTCGGCGCGCGAGGAGGAATCGGGTTCGGCGTCGGGCCTCGAACCGATGCGCGATCTGCTGCGCGAGGCGCTGCGCGACCGCCGCCCGGAAGTTGAGCTCGCCATCCCCATGACCCAGGGCAAGCTGCTCGCCGACGCGCATCGCCTCGGCGACGCCGTGACCGCAGTCGCCGACGCCGACGCTGGCGTGATGCGCGTACGCGGCCGCTTCGAACCTGGCGCGCTGGCGCGCCTCGAGCGCGACGGGGCCCAGCGCGCCCCCTCCGCCCCGTGA
- a CDS encoding replication-associated recombination protein A, translating into MQAPLAARLRPRDLDEVAGQEHLLGPGRPLRVAIERGDTGSILLWGPPGTGKTTIARLVARHVDAEFVPFSAVTDGVPRLREVVADAEKRRALGRRTVLFVDEIHRFNRAQQDALLPHVESGLLTLIGATTENPSFELNGALLSRLRVFVLEALSEDALAAVLRRALTDADRGLGARGLSLAADAEALLLRESDGDARRALTVLEAATVLLGEGAANIEIGAAVLAEALQTRVAHYDKSGEQHFNLISAYHKSLRGSDPQASLYWLARMIEGGEDPLYIARRTVRFATEDIGLADPRALELAIAARDAYHFLGSPEGHLALAEAALYCATAPKSNRVYLAWKAAQAAAQETPAAGVPLHIRNAPTALMKELGYGDGYQYAHDAPEAYVPQDYLPDEVRARVFYEPSAFGTEKEIAKRLAWWQELRDRVRESDSGSRPDR; encoded by the coding sequence CTGCAGGCGCCACTCGCCGCTCGATTGCGGCCACGCGATCTCGACGAAGTCGCCGGGCAGGAGCACCTGCTCGGTCCCGGGCGACCACTGCGCGTCGCCATCGAGCGCGGCGACACGGGATCGATCTTGCTGTGGGGCCCGCCGGGCACGGGCAAGACGACCATCGCGCGCTTGGTCGCGCGGCACGTCGACGCCGAGTTCGTGCCCTTCAGCGCGGTCACCGACGGTGTGCCTCGCCTGCGTGAGGTCGTGGCTGACGCAGAGAAGCGCCGCGCCCTCGGGCGCCGCACGGTGCTGTTCGTGGATGAGATCCATCGTTTCAACCGCGCGCAGCAGGATGCGCTGCTGCCGCACGTGGAGAGCGGCCTGCTCACGCTGATCGGCGCGACGACGGAGAATCCCAGCTTCGAGTTGAACGGTGCATTGCTCTCGCGCCTCCGCGTGTTCGTGCTCGAGGCGCTGTCCGAGGATGCGTTGGCGGCCGTGCTGCGTCGCGCACTGACGGATGCCGACCGCGGACTCGGCGCGCGCGGGCTGTCGTTGGCGGCGGACGCCGAGGCCCTGCTGCTGCGCGAGTCCGATGGCGACGCACGACGTGCGCTGACGGTGCTTGAGGCGGCCACCGTGCTGCTCGGAGAGGGCGCGGCGAACATCGAGATCGGCGCTGCCGTGCTGGCCGAGGCGCTGCAGACGCGCGTGGCGCACTACGACAAGTCAGGCGAACAGCACTTCAATCTCATCTCGGCCTATCACAAGTCGCTGCGCGGGTCGGATCCGCAGGCCTCGCTGTATTGGCTGGCGCGCATGATCGAGGGCGGCGAGGACCCGCTGTACATCGCGCGGCGCACGGTGCGCTTTGCGACGGAGGACATCGGGCTCGCCGATCCCCGGGCGCTGGAACTCGCCATCGCCGCGCGGGATGCCTATCACTTCCTCGGCTCGCCGGAGGGGCATCTCGCGCTGGCCGAGGCGGCGCTGTACTGCGCGACGGCGCCCAAGAGCAATCGCGTGTATCTGGCGTGGAAGGCGGCGCAGGCGGCCGCGCAGGAGACGCCCGCTGCTGGCGTCCCGCTGCACATCCGCAATGCACCGACGGCCCTAATGAAGGAACTGGGCTATGGCGATGGGTACCAGTACGCGCACGATGCGCCCGAGGCGTACGTGCCGCAGGACTATCTTCCCGACGAGGTCCGGGCCCGCGTGTTCTACGAGCCGTCGGCGTTCGGAACGGAGAAGGAGATTGCCAAGCGGCTCGCGTGGTGGCAGGAGTTGCGGGACCGTGTGCGCGAGTCTGATTCCGGTTCTCGGCCAGATCGGTAA
- a CDS encoding YraN family protein, translating to MTAPTASTTPERKPTHNQRLGALGERIAERWLLKQGYRILARRFRNGRRDIDLVAAREDCIAFVEVKARIGADFGDPVEAVNHRKQRELARSARVWIDRHGRSGETYQFDVVGILFGDNRVLVKHVKNAFEVR from the coding sequence ATGACTGCGCCCACTGCCTCCACAACGCCTGAGCGGAAGCCGACGCACAACCAGCGTCTCGGTGCGCTTGGTGAGCGCATCGCGGAGCGCTGGTTGCTCAAGCAGGGCTACCGCATCCTGGCGCGCCGATTCCGGAATGGACGGCGCGATATCGACCTCGTCGCGGCCCGTGAGGACTGCATCGCGTTCGTCGAGGTGAAGGCGCGGATTGGTGCGGACTTCGGTGATCCGGTCGAGGCAGTGAACCATCGAAAGCAGCGTGAACTCGCGCGTAGCGCGCGCGTTTGGATCGACCGACACGGGCGGTCCGGCGAGACGTATCAGTTCGATGTCGTCGGCATCCTTTTCGGTGACAATCGGGTTCTGGTGAAGCACGTGAAGAATGCCTTCGAAGTCCGCTAG
- a CDS encoding tetratricopeptide repeat protein — MADNARIEDLRKRYHENPRRFFAPLANEYRKAGFLDRAILLCEKHLGEQPGNLNGLVVYGQTLYEGGRAADARDPFERALELDPENLIALRHLGDVARLLGERDEARKWYERVLELDRRNDEVIALVAELGSAPTPEGQPPAASAADTLGADVTLMDIGDVEPPPALPEASSILSVTNSVRVTRGDASVDVRMLDADLPTAPPPKKTAAGPGKTAVIDAQSLADRDRAEAEADAGAADSPGAGSLIDVEFAFDDPGTGTDDDVNLLAATATPMAEPKAGPAPDAMTSADAAGSDDDLLDISDLDVSGAPDVSDAPTVESVPSAPSNDAAGALIVESTGAGESLSEPSGEMDGLELAEFSSDAAPLAGLESTEFVDGASEPLAGLELPMEVDAPAATSEAEPAAVDDIPPIADLAPEPVVEPEAARELEPAIEPEPPTAPAASAESEPPTTPAASVDSDPPTALAASAEPETPVVLDELPPEEEPPSLSERGSAPRPRMTKASMASLPLLADYGLEDGPDESAAATPIPTPTPTETPASRESKRTPSIATETMATLYLQQGHRQQAIDVYRQLLEQSPDDAELRAKLSALEAQEMPDFEAPSADEPPPEPAPANAVLADVHFGEVGLRTPTPAKGVQLPAAVGPSAREFFGMFARRGAAAAAAPAPIVVEPPPAAAIVEAGAEPQPEIAAAEPAADPEVAPAPAAASAEAAPASSSAADTGWPFDALLGEPGDPADESAGQVLASVATFEGPSGGTGLDALFDGAGAATDPVAEPPSAPRKSVPRISQSLKFDQFFSPTAPTGDAAAPQEPPGDDDLGQFQDWLHGLKP, encoded by the coding sequence ATGGCTGACAACGCGCGCATCGAGGACCTCCGAAAGCGCTACCACGAGAACCCCCGCCGGTTCTTCGCGCCGCTCGCCAATGAGTACCGCAAGGCGGGCTTCTTGGATCGCGCCATCCTGCTGTGCGAAAAGCACTTGGGGGAGCAGCCGGGCAACCTGAACGGTCTCGTGGTCTACGGACAGACGCTCTATGAGGGCGGCCGCGCGGCGGACGCGCGCGATCCATTCGAGCGGGCCCTCGAACTCGACCCCGAGAACCTGATCGCCCTGCGCCACCTTGGCGACGTGGCGCGGCTGCTCGGCGAGCGAGACGAGGCCAGAAAGTGGTACGAGCGCGTGCTCGAGCTCGACCGCCGCAATGACGAAGTCATCGCGTTGGTTGCGGAGCTCGGTAGCGCGCCAACTCCCGAGGGCCAGCCGCCCGCCGCGTCCGCCGCCGACACTCTCGGCGCGGATGTGACCTTGATGGATATCGGCGATGTGGAGCCTCCGCCGGCCCTGCCCGAGGCGTCCTCGATCCTGTCGGTCACCAACAGTGTGCGCGTGACGCGCGGCGATGCTTCGGTCGACGTGCGAATGCTTGACGCCGATCTCCCGACTGCACCGCCGCCGAAGAAGACGGCGGCCGGCCCGGGCAAGACCGCGGTCATCGATGCGCAGTCCCTGGCGGACCGCGACCGCGCGGAAGCAGAGGCTGACGCCGGCGCGGCGGACTCGCCGGGCGCGGGTTCGCTTATCGATGTCGAGTTCGCGTTTGATGATCCGGGCACCGGCACCGACGACGACGTCAATCTGCTGGCCGCGACGGCGACGCCGATGGCCGAACCGAAGGCCGGGCCCGCACCCGATGCGATGACCTCGGCCGACGCCGCCGGCAGCGATGACGACCTTCTGGACATCAGCGACCTTGACGTGTCGGGTGCCCCAGACGTGTCTGATGCCCCAACGGTGGAGTCGGTTCCGTCAGCTCCCTCAAACGATGCGGCAGGCGCGTTGATAGTTGAGTCAACGGGGGCGGGCGAGTCGCTGTCAGAGCCTTCCGGCGAGATGGACGGGCTCGAGCTGGCGGAGTTCAGCTCCGACGCGGCTCCGCTGGCGGGCCTTGAGTCGACGGAGTTTGTCGACGGCGCATCCGAGCCGCTTGCCGGTCTCGAACTGCCAATGGAAGTGGATGCACCGGCAGCCACGAGCGAAGCGGAGCCAGCTGCAGTGGACGACATCCCGCCGATCGCGGACCTCGCGCCGGAACCGGTCGTGGAGCCCGAGGCCGCTCGTGAGCTGGAGCCGGCGATCGAGCCTGAGCCCCCGACCGCCCCAGCCGCGTCAGCGGAGTCTGAGCCCCCTACCACGCCGGCCGCGTCAGTCGACTCTGATCCACCGACCGCTCTGGCCGCGTCAGCGGAGCCCGAGACGCCGGTTGTGCTGGACGAGCTTCCGCCAGAAGAGGAGCCCCCGTCGCTCTCCGAGCGAGGCTCCGCGCCGCGGCCACGCATGACGAAGGCGTCGATGGCGTCGCTGCCGCTGCTGGCGGACTATGGCCTTGAGGATGGCCCCGACGAGTCGGCCGCCGCGACGCCGATCCCGACCCCGACCCCGACTGAGACGCCCGCCTCGCGGGAGTCGAAGCGCACGCCGAGCATCGCGACCGAGACGATGGCCACGCTGTACCTGCAGCAGGGGCACCGGCAGCAGGCCATCGACGTGTATCGCCAACTGTTGGAGCAGAGTCCGGACGACGCGGAGCTGCGCGCCAAGCTGAGCGCGCTCGAGGCGCAGGAGATGCCGGACTTCGAGGCGCCCTCCGCCGACGAGCCGCCGCCCGAACCGGCTCCGGCCAACGCCGTGCTCGCCGATGTGCACTTCGGCGAGGTTGGCCTGCGCACCCCGACGCCGGCCAAGGGCGTGCAGCTTCCGGCGGCGGTTGGGCCGAGTGCGCGCGAGTTCTTCGGGATGTTCGCGCGTCGCGGAGCGGCGGCTGCCGCAGCACCTGCGCCGATTGTCGTTGAGCCGCCGCCAGCGGCGGCGATTGTGGAAGCTGGCGCCGAGCCGCAACCAGAGATTGCTGCGGCGGAGCCCGCTGCCGATCCCGAGGTCGCGCCGGCACCTGCAGCTGCGAGTGCCGAGGCCGCGCCGGCGTCAAGCTCCGCCGCCGACACCGGCTGGCCGTTCGACGCCCTGCTCGGCGAGCCCGGCGACCCGGCCGACGAATCCGCCGGCCAGGTGCTCGCCAGCGTCGCGACCTTCGAGGGCCCGTCCGGCGGGACCGGACTGGATGCCTTGTTCGATGGTGCCGGAGCCGCGACCGACCCGGTCGCCGAGCCGCCGAGTGCGCCGCGCAAGTCGGTGCCGCGCATCTCCCAGTCGCTCAAGTTCGACCAGTTCTTCTCGCCCACCGCACCCACCGGCGACGCCGCGGCGCCGCAGGAACCGCCGGGCGACGACGACCTCGGCCAGTTCCAGGACTGGCTGCACGGGCTCAAGCCGTGA
- a CDS encoding acetyl-CoA carboxylase biotin carboxyl carrier protein, which produces MIDLRYVKKLLEMLDESTVDSLEISSDKGMRIRLNKTPVARGTMQVAAPMAAPAPAMAAAPAAAPAAPAAAAPAAAAPAAASNTVDVKSPMVGTFYGAPEPGAKAYVSVGQSVKKGQVLCIIEAMKIMNEIESEVSGKIVEVLASDAHPVEFGQVLFRVDPNG; this is translated from the coding sequence ATGATTGACCTTCGCTACGTGAAGAAGCTGCTGGAGATGCTCGACGAGTCCACCGTGGACTCGCTGGAGATCTCGTCGGACAAGGGCATGCGCATCCGGCTCAACAAGACGCCGGTGGCGCGCGGCACGATGCAGGTGGCCGCGCCGATGGCGGCGCCCGCCCCGGCGATGGCCGCGGCGCCCGCTGCCGCTCCGGCCGCGCCGGCAGCGGCCGCACCCGCGGCGGCTGCCCCGGCCGCCGCGAGCAACACCGTGGACGTGAAGTCGCCGATGGTGGGCACGTTCTACGGCGCGCCCGAGCCCGGCGCCAAGGCCTATGTGAGCGTGGGCCAGTCGGTGAAGAAGGGCCAGGTGCTCTGCATCATCGAGGCGATGAAGATCATGAACGAGATCGAGTCCGAGGTCTCGGGCAAGATCGTCGAGGTGCTGGCCTCGGACGCACATCCGGTGGAGTTCGGCCAGGTGCTGTTCCGCGTGGACCCCAATGGCTGA